The Paenibacillus tianjinensis genome has a window encoding:
- a CDS encoding SDR family NAD(P)-dependent oxidoreductase translates to MSKEDIAIIGLDLSMPGCRDQEEVWRFISGKQVSKGKFPAQRLNRSGLSEDEERYMEGSYFRAIDEFDHKFYHIARKSAEYMDPNQRLTLLSATRALNDSGYLEDIRGTRTGVYGSVNTTQQYQYQLQLQALGLTPDLLGMLNSTIASRINYIFDLKGPAVMTDTACSSSLVSVIQASNELRRGDIDYAVVVSSNLYIKPGEKADKLVDILAADATTKAFDERSTGTSIGEGVGAVILKRREDAERDGDAIYGLIKGYAVNNDGHTVNMSSPNPLAQESLIEEAWSPLADQLDRLAFIEAHGTGTAIGDSIEFESLNPYFLEHGMSRQSVALTACKSNFGHLDVASGLFSLIKSVMSLQRSVLLPHPDFRIPNGEIEFEHSVFYVPDKSSPLPPRSLAGVSSFGMTGTNAHVILEGYEGNRVGKGKALELQLQPYWFPLDRNSFSVNSPLQRLDTEHTLSVQFPLSLQQCWEIREHTFGGSHLMVGTAIFEILSQGLRSTAYELAQFNIRNLHILAPLSVRQEPFTITLILDKITLRGTVSYAVTGEHRNWLQFELVHKCEGGLAAIELDPETELQEIAVTSQVGDGGDGGLQVSGRWATVDKLWVSSDHGRALVKLKAPAGYEREFGLYSFYPSLLDPAFNALNRIAEPNDILFPWLWSEIDFGSGELSGSDFYSDLRIREKTSDNIGNIILSLDINLYDGLGRAVLTVRNYKVKNALTTGGEPRGDYFKQEHYIETVFKVREEPQTPLLIMHQSWQGVLQPEEPVHYFGEISELQQLLPAAEAAQSIFMWDKPYRDESSVAEETYDFGCWLVELNRGNRLKEFHYISTGLFGRDEMNALSRSVAMGIYALRLELNFKIRLIDSPYGQESMELNRYAYHDEDLIVHRTGHFRTLRFKSLKLKADEPGKLAGRTLLIIGGASGIGREYAKYVAAAYPDTRIIAAGRSPEWKGEAHPANLSYLAFDVTDEHQVQALAAGEGRHVDYVLNFAGEPARGLFANKSKAEFCGRTRSKINGSFLLGKYFPHAREIIHFASVAGLIGAMGQTEYCAANAYQSGLAVDGGNIRTLNLTGWEDVGMSAGKADYYFEKLHSGDGVKLIDLFVHSGVRQASMLKLKTAAEDYSSLFGRAEQVSGIRSPLPQAAPSAAASTAVQGVTEAWKRTLGEDCYDPQLSFFEQGGDSITIVQLCDELNRTFPGSFDVTTLFSIPTIHGQAELIEQVIHVPVQQIMSEAAPDAADLLDFLRFQKA, encoded by the coding sequence TTGAGTAAGGAGGATATTGCTATTATAGGTCTGGATCTGTCCATGCCAGGCTGCCGGGATCAGGAGGAAGTCTGGCGCTTTATAAGCGGCAAACAGGTATCGAAGGGGAAGTTCCCTGCGCAGCGGCTGAACCGGAGCGGGCTGTCTGAGGATGAAGAACGTTACATGGAGGGCTCCTATTTTAGAGCCATCGATGAATTTGATCATAAATTTTATCATATCGCCCGGAAAAGTGCGGAGTATATGGACCCCAACCAGCGGCTGACCTTGCTCTCCGCAACACGGGCGCTGAATGACAGCGGCTATCTGGAAGACATCCGGGGTACACGGACAGGCGTCTACGGCAGCGTGAATACCACGCAGCAATACCAGTATCAGCTGCAGCTGCAGGCGCTAGGTCTGACCCCGGACCTGCTGGGCATGCTGAATTCGACCATCGCCAGCCGGATCAATTATATTTTTGACCTGAAAGGGCCGGCAGTCATGACGGATACGGCCTGCTCCTCTTCACTGGTATCCGTGATTCAAGCCTCGAATGAGCTCCGCCGCGGAGATATTGATTATGCAGTAGTTGTCAGCTCCAACCTGTATATTAAGCCCGGAGAGAAGGCTGATAAGCTGGTAGATATTCTGGCAGCCGATGCCACGACCAAAGCCTTTGATGAGCGGAGCACCGGCACCTCCATCGGAGAAGGGGTAGGCGCTGTCATACTCAAAAGACGTGAGGATGCCGAGCGTGACGGCGACGCTATCTATGGCCTGATCAAAGGCTATGCCGTGAATAATGACGGTCATACCGTCAACATGTCCTCCCCGAACCCGCTGGCCCAGGAGAGCCTGATTGAAGAAGCATGGAGCCCCTTGGCAGATCAGCTGGACCGGCTGGCCTTCATCGAAGCCCATGGAACAGGCACAGCGATTGGGGACAGCATCGAATTCGAAAGCCTGAATCCTTATTTCCTGGAGCATGGAATGAGCAGGCAATCGGTCGCTCTTACGGCCTGCAAATCGAATTTCGGCCATTTGGATGTGGCCTCCGGATTATTTTCTCTGATTAAATCCGTGATGAGCCTGCAGCGCAGCGTCCTGCTGCCGCACCCCGATTTCAGAATTCCCAATGGAGAAATTGAGTTCGAACATTCGGTATTCTATGTCCCGGACAAAAGCAGCCCGCTCCCCCCGCGTTCATTGGCCGGGGTCAGCTCCTTTGGCATGACAGGGACGAATGCCCATGTCATCCTGGAAGGTTACGAAGGCAATAGAGTAGGCAAGGGGAAAGCATTGGAACTGCAGCTGCAGCCCTATTGGTTCCCGCTGGACAGAAACTCCTTCTCGGTCAATAGTCCCCTTCAACGGCTGGATACGGAGCATACGCTGAGCGTTCAATTTCCGCTGAGTCTGCAGCAGTGCTGGGAGATCAGGGAGCACACCTTTGGCGGCAGCCATCTGATGGTAGGCACAGCAATTTTTGAAATCCTCTCCCAGGGCCTGCGCTCTACCGCCTATGAACTGGCACAATTCAATATCCGGAATCTGCATATTCTGGCGCCTCTCTCGGTACGGCAGGAGCCATTTACGATTACCCTTATCCTGGATAAAATAACCCTTCGCGGCACGGTCTCCTATGCTGTCACAGGAGAGCACCGGAACTGGCTTCAATTCGAGCTTGTGCACAAGTGTGAAGGCGGGCTTGCCGCCATAGAGCTGGACCCCGAAACGGAATTGCAGGAAATTGCCGTCACCAGCCAGGTGGGAGATGGCGGGGACGGCGGGCTGCAGGTCTCCGGCAGATGGGCAACTGTGGACAAGCTCTGGGTTAGCAGTGACCATGGCCGCGCCCTGGTAAAGTTGAAGGCACCGGCCGGCTATGAGCGGGAATTTGGATTATACAGCTTTTATCCGTCCCTGTTGGACCCGGCGTTCAACGCCCTGAACCGGATCGCGGAGCCGAATGATATTCTGTTCCCTTGGCTGTGGAGTGAAATTGATTTCGGCAGCGGCGAGCTTTCCGGAAGTGACTTTTATTCAGATCTGAGGATACGTGAGAAAACTTCGGATAACATCGGAAATATTATATTATCTTTGGACATTAATCTGTATGACGGTTTAGGCAGAGCGGTTCTTACGGTTAGAAACTACAAGGTCAAAAATGCGCTGACGACCGGCGGGGAGCCCCGGGGGGATTACTTCAAGCAGGAGCATTATATCGAAACGGTATTCAAGGTGCGGGAAGAGCCGCAGACGCCGCTGCTGATTATGCATCAGTCCTGGCAGGGAGTATTGCAGCCTGAAGAGCCGGTTCATTACTTCGGGGAAATCTCTGAGCTGCAGCAGCTGCTGCCGGCTGCGGAAGCTGCCCAGAGCATTTTTATGTGGGATAAGCCCTACAGGGATGAGTCCTCCGTAGCGGAAGAGACCTATGATTTCGGCTGCTGGCTTGTGGAGCTTAACCGCGGGAACCGTCTGAAAGAGTTTCATTACATCAGCACCGGGCTGTTCGGCCGGGATGAAATGAACGCCCTGAGCCGCAGTGTTGCTATGGGGATCTACGCTCTCCGCCTGGAGCTGAATTTCAAGATCAGGCTGATTGACAGCCCCTATGGCCAGGAATCCATGGAGCTCAACCGCTATGCCTATCATGACGAGGATCTGATTGTGCATAGAACCGGCCATTTCCGGACGCTCCGCTTCAAGAGCCTGAAGCTGAAGGCAGACGAACCCGGCAAGCTGGCCGGACGGACACTCCTGATCATCGGCGGTGCTTCAGGCATTGGAAGAGAATACGCCAAGTATGTGGCTGCCGCCTATCCTGACACACGCATTATTGCCGCTGGTCGCAGTCCGGAATGGAAGGGTGAAGCTCACCCTGCTAATCTTAGCTATCTCGCCTTCGATGTTACCGATGAGCATCAGGTGCAGGCCTTGGCCGCGGGGGAAGGACGGCATGTGGATTATGTGCTCAATTTTGCCGGAGAACCGGCAAGAGGGCTGTTCGCCAATAAGTCCAAAGCGGAGTTCTGCGGGCGGACACGCAGTAAAATCAACGGCTCCTTCCTCCTCGGCAAATACTTCCCCCATGCCCGGGAGATCATCCACTTTGCTTCCGTCGCCGGTCTGATCGGTGCCATGGGACAGACGGAATATTGCGCGGCGAACGCGTATCAATCCGGGCTGGCAGTGGACGGCGGCAATATCCGGACCCTGAATCTGACCGGATGGGAGGATGTCGGCATGTCAGCCGGCAAGGCGGACTATTACTTTGAGAAGCTGCATAGCGGGGATGGCGTGAAGCTGATCGATCTGTTCGTCCATTCGGGAGTCCGGCAGGCTTCCATGCTGAAGCTGAAGACTGCAGCCGAGGACTACTCCTCGCTGTTCGGCAGAGCGGAGCAGGTCTCCGGTATCCGCAGCCCGCTGCCGCAGGCTGCTCCGTCAGCCGCCGCATCCACAGCCGTGCAAGGTGTCACCGAAGCCTGGAAGCGGACGCTGGGCGAGGATTGCTACGACCCGCAGCTCAGTTTTTTTGAGCAGGGGGGAGACTCCATTACAATCGTGCAGCTATGTGATGAGCTTAACCGTACTTTTCCGGGAAGCTTTGATGTGACCACCCTGTTCTCCATTCCGACCATCCACGGGCAGGCAGAGCTCATAGAACAGGTCATACATGTGCCGGTGCAGCAGATAATGTCTGAAGCTGCCCCGGATGCCGCCGACCTGCTGGATTTCTTGAGATTCCAGAAGGCATAA
- a CDS encoding ACP S-malonyltransferase: MNIALLLPGQGTRFTEQVKELWLESPEARGLIETAERQLGYPVSEWLTSDLSKDTHKAQLATYVGSMCMYQLYKQQIGLYPSYVLGHSLGELTALTIAGAVSYEEGLQLVDIRGKAMKAAIEQQESLGMMAVFAAPEQVEALAAGWDEVYAANLNSEQQTVISGTRQAIQEFVKHHQLEGVMLGVNGAFHTPYMKEAAEQVYEQLGGLSFSTRLQTQVISNKSAELYNFTNIREEIAAQMVSPVRWKPSVDYALSQGVQLFVDLSPNGMFVKMFKSPDGVFAFHSEETIGLLRTELKDDIEVNRHYDVFSRALGIIVSTKNNGTDAEAYDNIVMSGYNRIKSQIGKEASPEDIKQTLSLLELILSTKEVPADEIAEYCNRLAWKIG, encoded by the coding sequence ATGAATATTGCATTACTGTTGCCCGGACAGGGAACCCGATTTACAGAACAGGTAAAAGAGCTCTGGCTGGAATCTCCGGAAGCCCGTGGCCTTATTGAAACGGCAGAACGGCAGCTGGGCTATCCGGTTTCGGAATGGCTGACCTCCGATCTGAGCAAGGACACCCACAAAGCGCAGCTTGCCACCTATGTCGGCTCCATGTGCATGTATCAGTTATACAAACAGCAGATTGGATTGTATCCCAGCTATGTGCTTGGCCACAGTCTGGGAGAGCTTACCGCGCTGACCATTGCCGGGGCTGTGAGCTACGAAGAAGGGCTGCAGCTGGTGGATATCCGCGGGAAGGCAATGAAAGCGGCGATTGAGCAGCAGGAGAGCCTCGGAATGATGGCGGTATTCGCCGCACCTGAGCAGGTCGAAGCGTTGGCAGCCGGCTGGGATGAGGTCTATGCGGCCAATCTGAACTCGGAGCAGCAAACTGTAATTTCCGGTACAAGGCAGGCCATTCAGGAATTCGTCAAACATCACCAGCTCGAAGGCGTGATGCTCGGCGTGAACGGAGCCTTCCATACGCCTTATATGAAGGAAGCGGCTGAACAGGTCTATGAGCAGCTTGGCGGGCTGTCCTTCAGCACCAGACTGCAGACACAGGTGATCAGCAATAAGAGCGCAGAGCTGTATAATTTCACGAATATCCGTGAAGAAATTGCCGCTCAAATGGTCAGCCCGGTCCGCTGGAAGCCGTCGGTGGATTATGCGCTCAGCCAGGGCGTGCAGCTCTTCGTAGATCTGTCGCCAAACGGGATGTTCGTCAAAATGTTCAAATCCCCGGATGGGGTATTTGCCTTCCATAGTGAAGAGACCATCGGCCTGCTGCGTACAGAGCTGAAGGATGATATTGAAGTAAACCGGCATTATGATGTATTCTCCCGGGCGCTGGGCATCATTGTCTCCACCAAAAATAACGGCACGGATGCCGAAGCCTATGACAATATCGTCATGAGCGGCTATAACCGCATCAAGTCGCAAATCGGCAAGGAGGCTTCGCCGGAGGATATCAAGCAGACGTTGTCTCTGCTGGAATTGATTCTGAGCACCAAGGAGGTTCCGGCTGACGAGATTGCCGAATATTGCAACCGTCTAGCCTGGAAGATCGGATAA
- a CDS encoding condensation domain-containing protein — MSAMVSSTEKRIVSSCLLSPTAYNIPLFVRFAEGLNIPRMYNLLTRYMEDFELFRTSYEIHSEIHKRTRNEPPTIEVRTFEHLDKDRLIGEQLITIKDRALVRFLICRVLDEPGDYLFINAHHVLLDGFSMNLFLQELTQAYLSGEPAVSQLYPLLPEEAPQGSMQAEGGGGRTLSFGKYAPFKSKLLGRQSSEIHYLNECFSLDGSPAKRHSDFAVALTAFSLSLAHFLHSGSVYLAYPYLGRDPRNYKALGNFVQLIPFGIELEEELGTETDQLIAGIQSRIFASFAGRDYYDELIRTEGMSSMNIFRDIIFDYKSGSLIAKTLNEAHGIQLEEAHGYRDEKYGLHFSVYKTGNDWEISIISSEYGLTDLQALLTLFHSILQKLYANAGGGLRVGDLVSLTAKEEKHGGEAAPETPGGKIYDEVAGIVSALLGEAGVQANVSFFDLGMDSLLLVKFKKRIRESFNINLKISDFFNYHTAELLAGKIMDHLKEAN; from the coding sequence ATGTCAGCAATGGTTAGCAGTACTGAGAAGAGGATCGTAAGCAGCTGCCTGCTTAGTCCGACGGCTTATAATATTCCACTGTTTGTGAGGTTCGCCGAAGGGCTCAACATTCCCAGAATGTATAATCTGCTGACCCGCTATATGGAGGATTTCGAGCTGTTCCGGACCTCCTATGAAATACACTCGGAGATTCATAAAAGAACCCGGAATGAACCGCCGACGATTGAGGTTAGAACCTTTGAGCATCTGGACAAGGATCGTCTCATCGGCGAGCAGCTGATCACGATCAAGGACCGTGCGCTGGTACGTTTCCTGATCTGCAGGGTACTCGATGAGCCCGGTGATTATCTGTTTATCAATGCCCATCATGTTCTTCTCGACGGATTCAGCATGAATCTGTTTCTGCAGGAGCTTACCCAGGCTTATCTGTCCGGGGAACCGGCCGTCTCACAGCTGTATCCGCTGCTGCCGGAGGAGGCTCCGCAGGGAAGCATGCAGGCAGAAGGAGGCGGGGGCCGGACCCTCAGCTTCGGGAAGTATGCCCCGTTCAAGAGCAAACTGCTGGGCAGACAGAGCAGCGAGATTCATTACCTGAACGAGTGCTTCAGCCTGGACGGCAGTCCGGCCAAACGCCATTCGGATTTCGCGGTGGCACTGACCGCCTTCTCGCTCAGTCTGGCCCACTTTCTGCACAGCGGCTCCGTATATCTGGCCTATCCCTACCTGGGCAGAGACCCCCGGAATTACAAGGCGCTCGGTAATTTCGTCCAGCTGATTCCGTTTGGAATAGAGCTGGAGGAAGAGCTCGGGACAGAGACGGATCAGCTCATTGCCGGCATTCAGAGCCGGATTTTCGCAAGCTTCGCCGGACGAGATTATTACGATGAGCTGATCCGCACGGAGGGGATGAGCAGCATGAATATTTTCAGGGATATTATCTTTGACTATAAATCCGGCAGCCTGATCGCCAAAACCTTAAATGAGGCTCACGGCATTCAGCTGGAGGAGGCCCACGGCTACCGCGACGAGAAGTATGGTCTCCATTTCTCCGTATACAAGACGGGAAATGACTGGGAGATCAGCATTATCTCCAGCGAATACGGACTTACAGATCTGCAGGCACTGCTGACGCTGTTCCACTCCATTCTTCAGAAGCTGTATGCGAATGCCGGCGGCGGATTACGGGTTGGCGATTTAGTATCGCTCACTGCGAAGGAAGAGAAGCATGGCGGTGAAGCAGCCCCGGAAACACCGGGCGGAAAGATTTACGACGAGGTCGCCGGAATCGTATCCGCGCTGCTGGGGGAGGCGGGAGTGCAGGCGAATGTAAGCTTTTTCGATCTCGGCATGGACTCGCTTCTGCTGGTGAAGTTCAAGAAAAGAATCAGGGAATCCTTCAATATCAATCTCAAAATCTCGGATTTCTTCAATTATCATACGGCGGAACTGCTGGCCGGAAAAATTATGGATCATCTAAAGGAGGCTAATTAA
- a CDS encoding non-ribosomal peptide synthetase, with the protein MNLSEIFNKKFNIYQDKQAILDDTRTLTYQQLDELTRGIAACLRRQGVGEGDVVAIECVSRIEAIALMIGTIRAGAAYCVIPEAYPDYRKEKMKALVQAKLSVHQVDWAEGGHADELPEAVRKPDSLLYIIFTSGSTGEPKAVAIEDHSIAKIVNEPSFYSGNVMGQLAPLEFDASVYEIFGGLLNGMTLKLISKDDSLDCENVPERFKDIDTLFLTTRLFNLYVDEAPELFRKVSLVLTGGERCSVHHLQEAARHCTVLHVYGPTETTVFATSHKVTGAEQDMPIGRLFDQGTFMIVGDNNLQVPQGQQGELLIADSGVMRGYLGDEEASRRVLLQQDGVRFYRTGDAVYLNDAGEIVYVERKDRQVKISGYRIELGEVEKCAYDFGLQKDCLAHYDGKRLTLYVKDQVNLEQLRGHLRSRLPEYMVPTVKVVDIIPMNTNGKTDIQEIISGNCKANESRNEIMKVMTSVLSSELTAEQTFLDVGGDSIKAMEIIWQLGSKGYQLDLDTLFSRTIGEIADNVSNG; encoded by the coding sequence ATGAATTTATCAGAAATATTTAACAAAAAGTTTAATATATACCAGGATAAACAGGCGATTCTGGACGATACCCGCACCCTTACATATCAGCAGCTGGACGAGCTAACCCGCGGGATTGCCGCCTGTCTGCGCAGGCAGGGAGTCGGTGAAGGGGATGTGGTCGCCATCGAATGCGTCAGCAGAATCGAAGCTATTGCACTCATGATCGGCACCATCCGGGCCGGAGCCGCCTATTGTGTCATTCCTGAAGCCTATCCGGACTACCGCAAGGAGAAGATGAAGGCGCTGGTTCAGGCCAAGCTTAGTGTGCATCAGGTAGACTGGGCAGAAGGCGGCCATGCAGACGAGCTTCCGGAAGCGGTAAGAAAGCCGGACAGCCTGCTGTACATTATCTTCACCTCAGGCTCAACGGGAGAGCCGAAGGCGGTAGCTATTGAAGATCATTCGATCGCCAAAATTGTGAATGAACCCAGCTTCTACAGCGGCAATGTAATGGGCCAGCTGGCTCCGCTGGAGTTCGATGCCTCGGTGTATGAGATTTTTGGCGGGCTGCTGAACGGCATGACGCTGAAGCTGATCAGTAAAGATGACAGCCTGGATTGCGAAAATGTACCTGAAAGGTTCAAGGATATCGACACCCTGTTTCTGACCACACGGCTGTTCAATCTGTATGTGGATGAGGCCCCGGAGCTGTTCAGGAAGGTATCGCTGGTTCTGACCGGCGGTGAGCGCTGCTCGGTGCATCATCTGCAGGAAGCCGCCCGGCACTGCACCGTCCTGCATGTATACGGACCCACGGAGACGACCGTTTTTGCCACCTCCCACAAAGTCACTGGTGCCGAACAAGATATGCCTATCGGCAGACTGTTTGACCAGGGAACGTTCATGATTGTAGGCGACAATAACCTTCAGGTGCCGCAAGGGCAGCAAGGGGAGCTTCTGATTGCGGATTCCGGTGTGATGCGCGGCTATCTGGGAGATGAAGAGGCCAGCCGCAGAGTCCTGCTTCAGCAGGATGGAGTACGCTTTTACCGTACCGGTGATGCCGTGTACCTTAATGATGCTGGTGAGATTGTCTACGTCGAACGGAAGGACAGGCAGGTCAAAATCTCCGGCTACCGCATTGAGCTGGGGGAAGTGGAGAAATGTGCCTATGACTTCGGCCTGCAAAAGGATTGCCTGGCGCATTATGACGGTAAACGGCTCACGCTCTACGTGAAGGATCAGGTCAATCTGGAGCAGCTGCGGGGCCATTTGAGAAGCCGGCTGCCTGAGTATATGGTTCCTACAGTGAAGGTGGTGGATATTATTCCTATGAATACGAACGGCAAAACGGACATCCAGGAGATTATAAGTGGCAATTGTAAGGCCAATGAGAGCCGGAATGAAATTATGAAGGTGATGACGAGTGTGCTGAGCAGCGAATTAACCGCAGAGCAGACGTTCCTGGATGTGGGCGGGGATTCCATCAAGGCGATGGAGATCATCTGGCAGCTGGGAAGCAAGGGGTATCAGCTGGACCTCGATACGCTGTTCAGCAGAACAATAGGAGAGATCGCGGACAATGTCAGCAATGGTTAG
- a CDS encoding condensation domain-containing protein: MLDYAPLADRQEAWEESSELTSIQRKMFICNKLPIYRLPLLYPLEPGISYAAVKEALYAAFKAHKTLQVKYTYEPQLRKFYQRYTPLQPEEFIVESLRIIEPPDEYIRNLLAGIDLSADYPWRLAFLEWRDERYLWVEFHHIVIDGLGIRRFEQDFTGRLLEGQEVPPQASLPLSSYRRICELQRDNPGAPEATGRLLKLPELQDKPVPGVGRLTVPLDNNRQEAVQRLAKQLNVTKNAVFQGVLEEVLSRCCSGDTYGAIGNWRMSLGNFTEAGCYVRLMPKRMQAAGTTEDRIRTIHRDNLQTLMNRSNELPGMTEYPVMYSYEEDMFRHFRYIPADRMCKFQLYIRVYCYRQENGIEAEYSKAKYTEEQVSAIISEFSTRLDHLAE; this comes from the coding sequence ATGCTTGATTATGCACCCTTGGCAGACCGCCAGGAAGCCTGGGAGGAGAGCAGTGAGCTGACCTCCATTCAGCGGAAAATGTTCATCTGCAACAAGCTGCCGATCTACCGTCTGCCGCTGCTGTATCCGCTGGAACCCGGAATCAGCTATGCAGCTGTGAAGGAAGCCTTATATGCAGCGTTCAAGGCACATAAGACACTGCAGGTGAAATATACGTATGAGCCGCAGCTGCGGAAATTTTACCAGCGTTATACTCCGCTGCAGCCGGAAGAGTTCATTGTGGAATCCCTCAGGATTATTGAACCGCCTGATGAGTATATCCGGAACCTGCTGGCAGGCATTGATCTGAGCGCTGATTATCCATGGCGTCTGGCCTTTCTGGAATGGCGGGATGAGCGGTATCTCTGGGTAGAGTTTCATCATATCGTGATTGACGGGCTGGGCATCCGCCGGTTTGAACAGGATTTTACCGGCAGGCTGCTGGAAGGACAGGAGGTTCCGCCGCAGGCTTCGCTTCCATTGTCCAGCTACCGCAGAATCTGCGAGCTGCAGCGGGATAACCCCGGTGCACCGGAAGCAACCGGCAGGCTGCTGAAGCTGCCTGAGCTGCAGGACAAGCCGGTCCCTGGTGTCGGAAGGCTTACAGTTCCGCTGGATAATAACCGGCAGGAGGCTGTTCAGCGGCTGGCCAAGCAGCTGAATGTAACCAAAAACGCCGTGTTTCAAGGCGTGCTGGAGGAAGTGCTGAGCCGCTGCTGCAGCGGAGATACCTACGGCGCCATTGGCAACTGGCGCATGAGCCTGGGGAATTTCACGGAGGCAGGCTGCTACGTGCGGCTCATGCCGAAGCGGATGCAAGCAGCCGGTACAACGGAGGACAGGATCAGAACGATTCACCGGGATAATCTTCAGACGCTCATGAACCGCAGCAATGAGCTGCCGGGAATGACTGAATATCCAGTGATGTACTCCTATGAAGAGGATATGTTCAGGCATTTCCGGTATATCCCGGCGGACAGGATGTGCAAGTTCCAGCTCTATATCCGGGTGTATTGTTACCGGCAGGAGAATGGGATTGAAGCCGAATACAGCAAGGCTAAATATACGGAGGAACAGGTTTCTGCAATCATCAGCGAATTCAGCACCAGGCTTGATCATTTAGCAGAATAG